Proteins co-encoded in one Octopus bimaculoides isolate UCB-OBI-ISO-001 chromosome 7, ASM119413v2, whole genome shotgun sequence genomic window:
- the LOC106877495 gene encoding pre-mRNA-splicing factor 38A — MANRTVKDAHSVKGTNPQYLVEKIIRTRIYESRYWKEECFALTAELMVDKAMELKYIGGVYGGNIKPTPFLCLVLKMLQIQPEKDIVVEFIRNEDFK; from the exons ATGGCTAATCGGACTGTGAAGGATGCTCATTCAGTTAAAGGAACTAATCCACAGTATTTAGTAGAGAAAATTATACGAACTAGGATTTATGAAAGTCGTTATTGGAAAGAAGAATGTTTTGCATTAACTG CGGAACTGATGGTTGACAAAGCAATGGAACTGAAGTATATTGGTGGAGTTTATGGTGGAAACATTAAGCCAACACCGTTTTTATGTTTAGTATTGAAAATGTTACAGATTCAACCTGAGAAAGATATTGTTGTTGAATTCATCAGAAATGAAGATTTCAAGTAA